Proteins found in one Melioribacteraceae bacterium 4301-Me genomic segment:
- the gcvH gene encoding glycine cleavage system protein GcvH: protein MNIPEQLKYTKEHEWIKVEDNIGIIGITDYAQSELGDIVYVDISSELTEIVKGKSFGTIEAVKTVSELYAPCSGKVIEVNSKLNDEPQLINTDPYGEGWIIKIQLKDNSELNDLLDAKSYGEQIGQ, encoded by the coding sequence ACGAAAGAACACGAATGGATTAAAGTAGAAGATAATATAGGTATAATTGGAATTACCGATTATGCACAGAGCGAACTTGGCGATATTGTATATGTTGATATTAGTTCTGAACTAACAGAAATTGTCAAAGGTAAATCTTTCGGTACTATTGAAGCAGTTAAAACAGTAAGTGAATTATATGCGCCCTGCTCTGGAAAAGTAATTGAAGTTAACTCAAAATTAAACGATGAGCCACAATTAATTAATACTGACCCTTATGGTGAAGGCTGGATCATCAAAATTCAATTAAAAGATAATAGTGAATTAAATGACTTGCTGGACGCAAAGTCCTATGGTGAACAAATAGGCCAATAG
- the guaA gene encoding glutamine-hydrolyzing GMP synthase, producing the protein MTHSQKILILDFGSQYTQLIARRIRENNVYSEIQPHNYPLEKIKLHKPKGIILSGGPQSVYDQDAPQIDKKLFELDIPILGICFGLQLIAKELGGKVEPAINREYGKTEFEILQTNELFKDVNTKSTVWMSHGDLVTELPEGFIINGRSENSPICAVSNSSKKIYGLQFHPEVSHTEFGNKILTNFLFNICKCSPDWSPKSFISAEIEDIRKEVGKDYVICALSGGVDSSVAAVLVSKAIGERLICVHVDTGLMRKNESHNIIKLFNDNLKLRIVHIDAAELFLSRLKGIADPEQKRKIIGNAFIEVFEKEAKKYPDVKFLVQGTLYPDVIESVSVKGKSATIKTHHNVGGLPEKMNLKLIEPFRELFKDEVRKIGRELGLPEDFINRHPFPGPGLAVRILGEVTKEKLEILRQVDEIYINEIKSANIYNQIWQAFSVLLPVRTVGVMGDFRTYENVIALRAVTSTDGMTADWYRFDYAILENISNKIIRNVKGVNRVVYDISSKPPSTIEWE; encoded by the coding sequence ATGACACATTCACAAAAAATATTAATTCTTGATTTTGGCTCTCAATATACCCAATTGATTGCAAGGAGAATAAGGGAGAACAATGTTTATTCTGAAATTCAACCCCATAATTATCCATTAGAAAAAATTAAGTTGCATAAACCCAAAGGGATTATACTATCAGGAGGTCCGCAAAGTGTATATGACCAAGATGCACCTCAAATTGATAAAAAGTTATTTGAACTCGACATTCCAATACTTGGTATATGTTTTGGGTTACAATTAATAGCTAAAGAGTTAGGCGGAAAAGTTGAACCTGCTATAAATAGAGAGTATGGCAAGACAGAATTTGAAATATTACAAACGAACGAACTTTTTAAGGATGTAAATACAAAGTCAACTGTGTGGATGAGCCATGGTGATTTGGTAACTGAACTACCAGAGGGTTTCATTATAAACGGGCGTTCAGAAAATTCTCCTATTTGTGCGGTTTCTAACTCATCGAAAAAAATTTACGGTTTGCAATTTCACCCAGAAGTTTCTCATACTGAATTTGGTAATAAAATATTAACCAATTTTTTGTTTAACATTTGCAAATGCTCTCCGGATTGGTCACCTAAAAGTTTTATCTCTGCAGAAATTGAAGATATAAGAAAAGAAGTTGGAAAAGATTATGTTATTTGTGCTTTGAGTGGCGGCGTGGATTCTTCTGTGGCAGCAGTTCTTGTAAGCAAGGCCATTGGTGAAAGGTTAATTTGTGTTCATGTAGACACTGGCTTAATGAGAAAAAATGAAAGTCACAACATTATAAAGTTATTTAACGATAATTTGAAATTGAGAATCGTCCATATCGATGCAGCTGAATTATTTTTATCAAGATTAAAAGGAATTGCCGACCCAGAACAAAAAAGAAAGATTATTGGGAATGCATTTATTGAAGTTTTTGAAAAAGAGGCAAAAAAATATCCTGACGTAAAATTTTTAGTACAAGGGACTCTTTATCCAGATGTAATAGAGTCAGTCTCGGTTAAAGGAAAATCAGCTACAATAAAAACTCATCACAATGTAGGCGGATTACCTGAGAAGATGAATTTAAAATTAATTGAACCTTTTCGTGAACTTTTTAAAGATGAAGTAAGAAAAATTGGACGAGAGTTAGGATTGCCGGAAGATTTTATAAACAGACATCCTTTTCCCGGGCCTGGACTTGCAGTAAGAATTTTAGGTGAGGTTACAAAAGAAAAATTGGAAATCTTACGTCAGGTCGATGAAATTTATATCAACGAGATTAAATCAGCTAATATTTATAATCAAATATGGCAAGCTTTTTCGGTGCTTTTGCCGGTGCGTACAGTTGGAGTAATGGGTGATTTCAGAACATACGAAAATGTAATTGCGTTAAGGGCTGTTACCTCTACTGATGGAATGACAGCAGACTGGTACAGATTTGATTATGCCATTTTAGAAAATATCTCAAACAAAATTATTCGTAACGTTAAAGGTGTTAATCGTGTTGTTTATGATATTTCATCTAAACCACCTTCAACAATTGAATGGGAATAA
- the radC gene encoding DNA repair protein RadC, producing the protein MRVKELPSDDRPREKLILRGPQSLNDAELLAIILRTGTKGKSVITLAYEVLAKFGNLNLLFSQTLESIKRIPGIGKDKAATLIAAFELSRRVDFQKKWESNKKIKSPQDIAEIFIPKLRDEMKEFFYVVCLNSANSIIKSEKISEGTLNSSLVHPREVFKVAIDNRSANIILIHNHPSGNLEPSNEDIKITKNIVEAGKILNIGVYDHLIIAGNNYLSFVEKRLI; encoded by the coding sequence ATGAGAGTAAAAGAACTTCCGAGCGACGACCGTCCACGCGAGAAATTAATTTTACGCGGTCCACAAAGCTTAAACGATGCCGAATTGCTGGCAATAATTTTAAGAACAGGCACAAAGGGTAAGTCTGTTATTACACTTGCGTATGAGGTATTGGCTAAATTTGGTAATTTGAATTTGCTTTTTTCTCAGACTCTTGAATCTATAAAGCGTATACCAGGCATTGGGAAAGATAAAGCAGCAACACTAATTGCAGCCTTTGAACTTTCTCGGCGTGTAGATTTTCAAAAGAAGTGGGAATCCAATAAAAAGATAAAATCACCTCAGGATATAGCAGAAATTTTTATCCCAAAATTAAGGGATGAAATGAAAGAGTTTTTTTATGTGGTATGTTTAAACTCTGCAAATTCTATCATTAAATCAGAGAAGATCTCAGAAGGGACATTAAACTCTAGCTTAGTTCACCCACGAGAAGTATTTAAAGTAGCAATAGACAATCGCTCAGCAAATATAATTTTGATTCACAATCATCCCAGTGGTAATTTAGAACCGAGTAATGAAGACATAAAAATCACAAAAAACATAGTTGAAGCCGGGAAAATATTGAATATTGGAGTGTATGACCATTTAATAATTGCAGGGAACAATTATCTCAGTTTTGTTGAAAAAAGATTAATATAA
- a CDS encoding LysM peptidoglycan-binding domain-containing protein produces the protein MKVLKYLSLSAILFLVISANVFAQDHEMTKEEWQNEMNRLTEQKASLTSELNSLKNDVANLKSTRDGLQSYEDCISELYALVGATKADVDNFRSQLNALSQKIDNKVEPKEDRQAELDAMKKNKISALPEFYDMVHNQLQRKLDAWIVAPKEIMYTVVKGDCLWNIAKKKDIYDNPFAWPKIYKSNRDQIKNPDLIYPKQVFKIPNLTEEEKAKYDKIRRNYKPAPPAQTGK, from the coding sequence ATGAAAGTTCTCAAATATCTATCGTTGTCCGCCATCTTATTCCTCGTTATTTCTGCCAATGTTTTTGCGCAAGATCATGAAATGACAAAAGAGGAATGGCAAAACGAAATGAATCGCCTTACCGAGCAGAAGGCTTCACTAACTTCTGAATTAAATTCATTGAAAAACGATGTAGCTAATTTAAAAAGTACAAGAGATGGTTTACAATCTTATGAAGATTGTATTAGTGAACTATATGCCTTAGTTGGTGCAACAAAAGCTGATGTAGATAATTTTAGGAGTCAACTTAATGCACTAAGTCAAAAGATTGATAATAAGGTAGAACCAAAAGAAGATCGTCAGGCTGAGCTTGATGCTATGAAGAAAAATAAAATTAGTGCACTGCCGGAATTTTATGATATGGTACATAATCAACTTCAAAGAAAATTAGATGCTTGGATTGTTGCTCCAAAAGAAATTATGTATACTGTTGTAAAAGGTGATTGCCTATGGAACATTGCAAAGAAAAAAGATATTTATGATAATCCATTTGCATGGCCAAAAATTTATAAGTCAAATAGAGACCAAATTAAGAACCCAGATCTTATATATCCTAAACAAGTATTTAAAATTCCAAATTTAACGGAAGAAGAAAAAGCAAAGTATGATAAAATTAGAAGAAATTACAAACCAGCTCCGCCGGCACAAACTGGGAAGTAA
- a CDS encoding PhoH family protein — MVSLLGFNDTNIKPIEERFTANITVRGDTIYLQGVQEEVEAIEKIFKEMVFVLNTSGKLQPNDVDTIIDLTLQGKEIISNNEYDNIILYSKKEVIKAKTPNQIKYWQSVKNNDICFAIGPAGTGKTYLAVAFAIAALKKGIVKRIILARPAVEAGESLGFLPGDLKEKIDPYLRPLFDALQDMLPADQLKMYLEKGIIEIVPLAYMRGRTLNNAYVILDEAQNATQMQMKMFLTRLGPNSKSIITGDITQVDLPSLSQSGLIQVKEILKDVEGVAFVYFDKNDVVRHKLVKDIIDAYEKHYNGNSEKKTKNGQ, encoded by the coding sequence TTGGTATCATTGCTTGGATTCAACGATACTAATATTAAGCCAATTGAAGAAAGATTTACTGCTAATATTACTGTACGGGGAGATACAATTTACCTGCAAGGGGTTCAAGAGGAAGTTGAAGCAATAGAAAAAATTTTTAAAGAAATGGTCTTTGTCCTCAACACTTCAGGCAAACTCCAGCCCAATGATGTCGATACCATTATTGATTTAACACTTCAAGGTAAGGAAATAATAAGTAATAATGAGTATGATAATATAATTTTGTACTCAAAAAAAGAGGTTATAAAAGCAAAAACCCCAAATCAAATTAAATATTGGCAAAGCGTAAAAAACAACGATATTTGTTTTGCGATTGGACCAGCTGGCACCGGAAAAACTTATCTTGCTGTTGCTTTTGCAATTGCCGCACTTAAAAAAGGAATTGTCAAAAGAATTATTTTAGCAAGACCAGCAGTAGAAGCAGGGGAAAGTTTGGGCTTTTTACCTGGTGACCTTAAAGAAAAGATTGATCCGTATTTACGGCCTCTTTTTGATGCCTTGCAGGATATGTTACCTGCCGACCAATTAAAGATGTATCTTGAAAAGGGCATAATTGAAATTGTGCCGCTTGCTTATATGAGAGGAAGAACACTTAATAATGCTTATGTAATTTTGGATGAAGCTCAAAATGCAACTCAGATGCAAATGAAAATGTTCCTTACTAGATTAGGACCCAACTCAAAGTCTATAATTACTGGTGATATTACTCAAGTTGATTTGCCATCGTTATCCCAAAGCGGTTTAATTCAAGTAAAAGAAATTTTGAAAGACGTAGAGGGGGTTGCTTTTGTATACTTTGATAAAAATGATGTTGTGCGTCATAAGTTAGTTAAAGATATTATTGATGCCTATGAGAAACACTATAATGGTAATTCAGAAAAGAAAACTAAAAATGGTCAGTAA
- the mazG gene encoding nucleoside triphosphate pyrophosphohydrolase produces the protein MTGDKFNELINIMRRLRKECPWDKEQTHDSIKGATLEETYELLEAIDTKNYEEMKSELGDLLLHILFHSVIAEEQKKFNIDDVIDTIKEKLIRRHPHIFGEVKVKNPNEVAKNWEEIKMQEGRNSVIEGVPKNLPGLARAYRLQEKASKVGFDWNNKKDVWEKVIEEIDEMKSMEDSDDKSKLEQEVGDLFFALTNYARFLGINPENAIRLSNEKFIKRFNYIEKRLKENGKSITETTLTEMDKYWEESKKALSS, from the coding sequence ATGACCGGCGATAAATTTAACGAATTGATCAACATTATGAGGCGCCTGAGAAAAGAATGCCCGTGGGATAAAGAACAAACTCATGATTCCATTAAAGGGGCTACATTAGAAGAAACATACGAATTATTAGAAGCTATTGATACAAAAAATTATGAAGAAATGAAAAGTGAGCTTGGTGATTTGCTTCTCCACATTCTTTTTCATTCAGTTATTGCAGAAGAACAAAAAAAATTTAACATAGATGATGTAATTGATACAATCAAAGAAAAACTGATTCGCAGGCACCCACATATTTTTGGAGAGGTTAAAGTTAAAAATCCTAATGAGGTTGCGAAAAACTGGGAAGAAATAAAAATGCAAGAAGGTAGAAACTCTGTTATTGAGGGTGTACCTAAAAATTTGCCTGGATTAGCAAGAGCTTACCGACTTCAAGAGAAAGCTTCCAAGGTGGGTTTTGATTGGAATAATAAAAAAGATGTTTGGGAAAAAGTAATCGAAGAAATTGATGAAATGAAAAGTATGGAAGATTCTGATGATAAGTCAAAATTAGAACAAGAAGTTGGAGATTTATTTTTTGCATTAACCAACTATGCCAGATTTCTTGGTATTAATCCAGAAAATGCAATAAGACTTAGTAACGAAAAGTTTATAAAACGTTTTAATTATATAGAGAAAAGGCTTAAAGAAAATGGTAAATCAATTACCGAAACTACATTAACCGAAATGGATAAGTACTGGGAGGAAAGCAAAAAAGCTTTAAGTTCTTGA
- a CDS encoding RidA family protein → MVEEKLKELGIELQEPPKPLAAYIPAKRIDNLVYTAGQLPLKNGKLLHTGKVGYEVTEEDAVECAKLSALNCLAAIKSVIGSLNKIESIVKVTVFVSSAVGYTGQPKVANGASEFLSSVFGESGKHVRSAVGVSELPMNAPVEVEMIVKVAQ, encoded by the coding sequence ATGGTAGAAGAAAAATTAAAAGAATTGGGTATTGAACTTCAAGAACCGCCGAAACCATTGGCAGCGTATATTCCAGCTAAAAGGATTGATAACTTGGTATATACAGCTGGGCAATTGCCGTTAAAAAATGGAAAACTTCTTCACACTGGGAAAGTAGGTTACGAAGTAACTGAAGAAGATGCTGTTGAATGTGCTAAGCTTAGTGCTCTTAATTGCTTAGCAGCAATTAAATCTGTAATTGGTAGCCTAAATAAAATTGAATCGATAGTTAAAGTTACTGTATTTGTTAGCTCTGCTGTTGGTTATACAGGGCAACCTAAAGTAGCAAACGGAGCCTCAGAATTTTTAAGCAGTGTATTTGGTGAAAGTGGCAAACATGTAAGAAGTGCAGTCGGGGTAAGTGAGTTACCGATGAACGCACCTGTTGAAGTAGAAATGATTGTTAAAGTTGCTCAATGA
- a CDS encoding LytR C-terminal domain-containing protein, whose translation MKNPHQKNKDKVDLRTSTINLLLNVAIFVLFAVIIYMSFSLYVKLHGTAKDLSENFGSQTPSDIIQVEVLNGCGVSGVADRFTDFLRNNNFDVVNVGNYIAFDISNSLVIDRIGNMANAYKVAKALGISNNNVIQQLNKNYFLDVTVIIGRDYFNLNPLK comes from the coding sequence TTGAAAAATCCTCATCAAAAAAATAAAGACAAAGTAGATTTAAGGACATCAACAATTAATTTATTGTTGAACGTGGCTATTTTTGTACTTTTTGCGGTTATTATTTATATGTCTTTTTCTTTATATGTTAAACTTCATGGCACAGCAAAAGACCTTAGTGAAAATTTTGGTAGTCAAACGCCATCAGACATAATTCAAGTGGAAGTATTGAATGGATGTGGAGTTAGTGGTGTTGCCGATAGATTTACTGATTTTTTACGCAACAATAATTTTGATGTTGTTAACGTGGGCAACTATATTGCGTTTGATATAAGTAATTCGTTGGTAATTGACCGAATTGGTAATATGGCAAATGCATATAAAGTTGCTAAGGCTCTTGGTATCAGCAATAATAATGTAATTCAACAATTAAATAAAAATTATTTTTTAGATGTAACTGTAATCATAGGAAGAGATTATTTTAATTTGAACCCATTAAAGTGA
- the rsfS gene encoding ribosome silencing factor, which produces MDSLKFCYKITELIKSKKGYDIRILDLRKLSSIADYFVICSADSERQVKAIADEIDRKLTEQGIKNSHKEGYEALNWVLLDYFDVVVHIFRVEARNYYNLERLWGDAPAITIKDNG; this is translated from the coding sequence TTGGATTCACTAAAATTTTGTTATAAAATAACTGAACTTATTAAATCAAAAAAAGGTTATGATATTAGAATACTTGATTTAAGAAAATTATCTTCAATCGCAGATTATTTTGTTATTTGTTCTGCCGACTCTGAACGCCAAGTTAAAGCCATTGCCGATGAGATTGATAGAAAATTAACTGAACAAGGTATCAAAAATTCCCACAAGGAAGGTTATGAAGCACTTAATTGGGTTTTACTCGATTACTTTGATGTTGTTGTACATATATTTAGAGTCGAAGCTAGAAATTATTATAATTTAGAACGGCTTTGGGGTGATGCACCTGCCATTACTATAAAAGACAATGGATAG
- the argS gene encoding arginine--tRNA ligase: MKNYLTQIFNELCDKLSYLRNVNITFTVPANSNYGDYSTNIAMTLARILKKQPLEIAKEIISNLEYDKSKIDKVEIAGAGFINFYFNKKFVPNIIIQVNSEGDNFGRTDKHKGKRANVEFISANPTGPLTVGHGRNAVVGDTIANLLEWIGYYVDREYYFNNAGRQMRILGDSVRLRYLSLIHKSNQNLELPEDYYQGEYIKEIAHKIYDEHGDKYKDEPAEGIFKQVAEKEIFDNIKNTMSRLGIKMNVYYNENSLYETGRIEMLLNVFESKSLSYKKDGATWLKLTQLGNEQDKVIVKSTGEPTYRLPDIAYHITKFERGYDLIVDLFGSDHNATYPDVLAGLKALGYDTQKVKVLIHQFVTIMDKGEVVKMSTRKANYITLDELIDEVGKDVVRYFFNMRSIASHLNFDINLAKKQSEENPVFYLQYAHARICSIIRMAEEQNLESSVNNLDLLVKDEEQNLLKKMHEFPDEVIYSAEFFETHRIANYLEQFAALFHKFYTECRVIGSERKLAEARLSLIKAAKIILKNGLSILGVSAPEQM; the protein is encoded by the coding sequence TTGAAGAACTACTTAACGCAAATATTTAATGAGCTATGTGATAAACTCTCATATCTTAGAAACGTAAATATAACTTTTACTGTACCTGCTAATAGTAATTATGGTGATTATTCCACTAACATTGCAATGACTTTAGCTCGCATACTTAAAAAACAACCATTAGAAATTGCTAAAGAAATTATCTCCAATCTTGAGTATGATAAATCAAAAATAGATAAAGTGGAAATTGCCGGCGCAGGCTTTATAAATTTTTATTTTAACAAAAAATTTGTGCCTAATATAATTATTCAAGTTAATTCTGAAGGAGACAACTTTGGAAGAACTGATAAGCATAAAGGGAAAAGAGCAAATGTGGAATTTATTTCTGCTAATCCTACAGGACCATTAACAGTTGGGCATGGCAGAAATGCAGTGGTGGGTGATACAATTGCAAATTTATTGGAATGGATTGGTTATTATGTCGATAGGGAATATTACTTTAATAATGCAGGCAGACAAATGCGCATCTTGGGTGATTCTGTTAGACTGCGATATTTATCCCTTATACATAAATCAAATCAAAATCTTGAACTCCCTGAAGATTATTATCAAGGAGAATATATAAAAGAAATTGCTCATAAAATTTATGATGAACATGGTGATAAATACAAAGATGAACCTGCCGAGGGGATTTTCAAACAAGTTGCTGAAAAGGAAATTTTTGACAACATTAAAAATACTATGAGCAGATTAGGTATTAAAATGAATGTTTATTACAACGAAAATAGTTTATATGAAACAGGCAGAATTGAAATGCTTTTAAATGTATTTGAATCTAAAAGCCTTTCTTATAAAAAGGATGGTGCAACTTGGCTTAAATTAACCCAATTAGGTAATGAACAAGATAAAGTAATAGTTAAATCAACTGGTGAGCCTACTTATAGATTACCTGATATTGCTTATCATATTACAAAATTTGAACGAGGTTATGATTTAATTGTAGATTTATTTGGTTCCGACCACAATGCAACTTATCCTGATGTATTAGCTGGTTTAAAGGCTTTAGGTTACGATACTCAAAAAGTGAAGGTGCTAATTCATCAGTTTGTTACTATAATGGATAAAGGTGAAGTAGTTAAAATGTCTACTCGTAAAGCGAACTACATAACTTTGGATGAGCTAATTGATGAAGTAGGCAAAGACGTGGTTAGGTACTTTTTCAATATGAGAAGTATTGCAAGCCACTTAAACTTTGATATTAACTTAGCTAAGAAACAGTCAGAAGAAAACCCAGTATTTTATCTACAATATGCTCATGCTAGAATTTGCTCGATAATTAGGATGGCCGAAGAACAAAATTTAGAAAGCTCAGTTAATAATTTGGATTTGTTAGTTAAAGATGAAGAACAAAATCTGCTTAAAAAGATGCATGAATTCCCAGATGAGGTAATTTACAGTGCAGAATTTTTTGAGACTCATAGAATAGCAAATTATTTAGAGCAGTTTGCAGCGTTGTTTCATAAATTTTATACTGAGTGCAGAGTAATTGGCAGTGAAAGAAAACTTGCAGAAGCCCGTTTATCTTTAATTAAAGCTGCAAAAATTATATTAAAAAATGGTCTATCCATTCTTGGCGTTTCTGCGCCAGAACAAATGTAA
- a CDS encoding ComF family protein, with amino-acid sequence MKYNHVLNDIFDFFLPRFCLSCNKKLSAADKILCDECFSLLKFVPKNLLESEFQRKFQEEKVISDFASLFAFESDGVLQKVIHELKYNQKFSIGVYLGELIGEYLKEQINQNNIEIILPVPIHKLKKAERGYNQSYYISKGISKRLNIPVQQNLLKRIRYTDSQTNLGIEERKKNVINAFKSNKHNKIAGKSILLVDDVITTGATITECGRELLNAGAKKICAVSVGLAQ; translated from the coding sequence ATGAAGTATAACCATGTTCTAAATGATATATTTGACTTTTTTCTGCCTAGATTTTGTTTATCGTGCAATAAAAAACTTTCTGCCGCAGATAAAATTTTGTGTGATGAATGCTTTTCACTATTAAAATTTGTTCCTAAAAATTTATTAGAATCAGAATTCCAAAGAAAATTCCAAGAAGAAAAAGTAATATCAGATTTCGCTTCATTATTTGCTTTCGAATCTGACGGCGTCCTTCAAAAAGTAATTCATGAATTAAAATACAATCAAAAATTTTCAATTGGTGTTTATCTGGGTGAGTTAATAGGCGAGTATTTAAAAGAACAGATTAATCAAAATAATATAGAAATTATTTTGCCAGTACCAATACACAAGCTGAAAAAGGCAGAACGCGGGTACAATCAATCATATTACATTTCTAAGGGAATAAGCAAAAGATTAAACATACCTGTTCAACAAAATTTATTAAAAAGAATAAGATATACAGACTCCCAAACAAATTTAGGTATTGAAGAGCGGAAGAAAAACGTGATAAATGCTTTCAAGTCAAACAAGCACAATAAAATAGCAGGCAAGTCGATTTTATTAGTTGATGATGTTATAACCACTGGAGCCACAATTACCGAGTGCGGGAGAGAATTATTAAATGCTGGTGCTAAAAAAATTTGCGCCGTTTCAGTTGGATTAGCACAATAA
- a CDS encoding bacteriohemerythrin, which yields MQFIKMTKNELVNVSSIDEQHKKFVDVINKLFDALQNNNKKEVITYLDMLIEDLETHFEHEETLMKTYNYPGYISHKLEHDRIYNKIVSASNKNKSGEEPLLLENLDLLKRWFFNHLDINDKKLGAHLIQKGIK from the coding sequence ATGCAGTTCATAAAAATGACTAAAAATGAACTTGTTAATGTTAGCTCAATTGACGAACAACACAAAAAATTTGTTGATGTAATTAATAAACTTTTTGATGCTTTACAAAATAACAACAAAAAAGAAGTGATAACTTATTTAGATATGTTAATTGAAGATTTAGAAACTCACTTCGAACACGAAGAGACTTTAATGAAAACGTATAACTACCCAGGCTACATTTCACATAAATTAGAGCATGATCGTATATATAATAAAATTGTGTCGGCTTCTAACAAAAATAAGTCTGGCGAAGAACCTTTATTGCTTGAAAATTTAGACTTACTAAAGCGGTGGTTTTTTAATCACTTAGATATTAACGATAAAAAATTAGGCGCACACCTAATACAAAAAGGTATAAAATAA
- the surE gene encoding 5'/3'-nucleotidase SurE codes for MKILISNDDGINSRGIESLAEALRDIAEVVVVAPFTEQSAVGHAITMKIPLRVTEHYKNGTFFGYAVDGTPADCIKIGIRNILSSPPDIVFSGINHGPNTAINIIYSGTISAAREAAIMDIPAIAISVTSHEPKNFDYANKIAKKLAVFALKNHLQKGTLLNVNVPDVPENNIRGVLLTKQGKSKWDDIYEQRIDPYGKKYYWLTGKLKELDNDLLTDQFAVKNNYVSITPIHFDLTDYKTFNEMKNWNIEQYF; via the coding sequence TTGAAAATATTAATATCGAACGACGACGGCATTAATTCACGCGGCATTGAATCATTGGCAGAAGCTTTAAGAGATATTGCTGAAGTTGTAGTTGTAGCCCCATTTACAGAACAAAGCGCTGTTGGACATGCAATAACAATGAAAATTCCCCTGCGAGTAACAGAGCATTACAAAAATGGGACTTTTTTTGGTTACGCTGTAGATGGCACTCCAGCAGATTGCATTAAGATAGGAATTAGAAATATACTTTCAAGTCCACCCGATATTGTTTTCTCTGGAATAAATCATGGTCCAAATACAGCAATTAACATTATTTATTCTGGTACGATTTCCGCAGCTCGAGAAGCAGCAATTATGGATATTCCTGCAATAGCTATTTCTGTTACCAGCCATGAGCCGAAAAATTTTGATTATGCAAACAAAATCGCAAAAAAATTAGCAGTGTTTGCATTAAAAAATCACTTGCAAAAAGGTACACTGCTTAATGTTAATGTACCTGATGTACCAGAAAACAACATCAGAGGTGTATTATTGACTAAGCAAGGCAAGTCTAAATGGGATGATATTTATGAGCAGAGAATCGACCCTTATGGGAAAAAATATTATTGGTTAACCGGAAAGCTAAAAGAACTGGATAATGATTTACTAACCGACCAGTTCGCCGTAAAAAATAATTATGTTTCCATCACTCCTATTCACTTTGACTTAACAGATTATAAAACATTTAATGAAATGAAAAATTGGAATATAGAGCAATATTTTTGA